In the Helianthus annuus cultivar XRQ/B chromosome 11, HanXRQr2.0-SUNRISE, whole genome shotgun sequence genome, one interval contains:
- the LOC110914113 gene encoding leucine-rich repeat extensin-like protein 5, with protein MSVRGGFHFGTPQHSSNSHYPPLYEDPQMGGPSNPVSEVDSAPVAPPLPHMGYDNPILCYAGAAAYNPFEQQAYSGYNYNNAPDVDPYIEAANYNALYPGGPFQATYPTGYPAYGYQYPPPPQPLPQQQPQPPQIQPLQ; from the coding sequence atgtccgtgcgtgGGGGTTTCCACTTCGGCACCCCCCAACACAGCAGCAACAGCCACTACCCGCCGTTGTACGAAGACCCGCaaatgggtgggccttcaaacccTGTTTCTGAAGTCGACTCTGCACCAGTCGCACCGCCACTACCGCACATGGGTTATGATAACCCAATTCTTTGTTACGCCGgtgcagcggcgtataacccgtttgagcagcaAGCTTACTCGGGTTACAATTATAACAATGCCCCTGATGTTGACCCGTATATCGAGGCGGCCAACTACAATGCCCTCTACCCTGGAGGACCCTTTCAAGCTACGTACCCAACTGGGTACCCAGCATATGGGTATCAATacccaccacctcctcaaccacTGCCGCAGCAGCAGCCGCAGCCGCCACAGATTCAACCACTTCAGTAG